From Piliocolobus tephrosceles isolate RC106 chromosome 16, ASM277652v3, whole genome shotgun sequence, the proteins below share one genomic window:
- the LOC111529365 gene encoding C-C motif chemokine 4-like produces the protein MKLCVTVLSLLVLVAAFCSPALSAPMGSDPPTACCFSYTVRKLPRNFVVDYYETSSLCSQPAVVFQTKRGKQVCADPSETWVQEYVYDLELN, from the exons ATGAAGCTCTGCGTGACTGTCCTGTCTCTCCTCGTGCTAGTAGCTGCCTTCTGCTCTCCAGCACTCTCAGCACCAA TGGGCTCAGACCCTCCCACCGCCTGCTGCTTTTCTTACACCGTGAGGAAGCTTCCTCGCAACTTTGTGGTAGATTACTACGAGACCAGCAGCCTCTGCTCCCAGCCAGCTGTGGT ATTCCAGACCAAAAGAGGCAAGCAAGTGTGCGCTGACCCCAGTGAGACCTGGGTCCAGGAGTATGTGTATGACCTGGAACTGAACTGA